A region from the Solibacillus sp. FSL H8-0523 genome encodes:
- the ilvN gene encoding acetolactate synthase small subunit produces the protein MKRVITVTVINQSGVLNRVTGLLMKRQFNIESITVGQSEQANFSKMTFIVNVKDESKIEQLIKQLSKQIDVLKVNDITEKAIVLRELALIKVVSPPNLRLEMNAIVEPFRPQVVDTSKNVVTYEVVGHPEKIDAFIDLIRPYGIKELTRTGATAAIREAQKVEGPQLSILK, from the coding sequence ATGAAACGTGTTATCACTGTAACCGTTATTAACCAAAGTGGTGTATTAAACCGCGTGACTGGTTTATTAATGAAGCGTCAATTCAACATCGAATCGATTACGGTAGGTCAATCTGAGCAAGCAAACTTCTCGAAAATGACCTTCATCGTAAATGTTAAAGATGAAAGCAAAATTGAACAGTTGATCAAACAACTGTCAAAACAAATTGACGTATTAAAAGTCAATGATATTACTGAAAAAGCAATCGTGCTACGTGAATTAGCGTTAATCAAAGTCGTATCACCACCAAACTTACGCTTAGAAATGAACGCGATTGTTGAACCATTCCGCCCACAAGTCGTGGACACATCGAAAAATGTTGTGACATACGAAGTGGTCGGACATCCAGAAAAAATTGATGCCTTCATCGACTTAATTCGCCCATACGGCATTAAAGAATTAACACGTACAGGCGCAACAGCAGCAATTCGCGAAGCCCAAAAAGTAGAAGGCCCGCAGCTGTCGATTTTAAAATAG
- a CDS encoding lytic transglycosylase domain-containing protein has protein sequence MAKNKNKKPIISPKVKLFLIVLLIPVALTTYIFAFFSWQQIRTLPFIEQFTEKSVYQQIQEQFDLEIPLEYIPVYVAAEEKYGVPWTLLAAHHRVETRFSTMKKLVSPVGAEGHMQFMPCTFVGWKHPSCKDLGQGAIPEKDKTNPAIIKKYGGYGVDANGDGVADPFDIEDAVYSAAKFLSIAGVKDGKLKKAIFQYNHSDKYVQDILHYYKQYSDYGEQLKVIALEK, from the coding sequence ATGGCTAAAAACAAAAATAAAAAACCAATAATCTCACCGAAAGTAAAGCTCTTTTTAATCGTTTTATTAATTCCAGTTGCACTGACTACGTATATCTTCGCTTTTTTTAGCTGGCAGCAAATTCGTACGTTGCCGTTTATCGAGCAGTTTACCGAAAAGTCTGTGTACCAGCAAATTCAAGAGCAGTTCGACTTAGAAATCCCGCTTGAATACATCCCGGTTTATGTAGCTGCAGAAGAAAAATACGGTGTTCCGTGGACACTGCTTGCAGCACATCATCGCGTAGAAACGCGCTTTTCAACGATGAAAAAACTGGTGTCCCCAGTTGGCGCAGAAGGGCATATGCAGTTCATGCCTTGTACATTTGTTGGCTGGAAGCATCCCTCATGTAAAGATCTAGGACAAGGTGCTATTCCTGAAAAAGATAAAACCAATCCGGCGATTATCAAAAAATACGGAGGCTACGGGGTAGATGCAAATGGTGATGGTGTAGCCGATCCTTTTGATATTGAAGATGCTGTCTATAGTGCCGCAAAATTTTTATCGATTGCTGGTGTGAAGGATGGCAAATTAAAAAAAGCCATCTTCCAATATAATCATAGCGACAAATACGTACAAGATATCCTGCATTACTACAAACAGTACAGCGATTACGGTGAGCAATTGAAAGTTATCGCGCTGGAAAAGTAA
- a CDS encoding GlsB/YeaQ/YmgE family stress response membrane protein, producing the protein MSFIWFLIIGGILGWLAGVILGKDIPGGIIGNIVAGIIGSWIGSMLLGNWGWQVSDFYVFPALIGAIVLIFIVSFILKSMRKAT; encoded by the coding sequence ATGAGTTTTATTTGGTTCTTGATCATCGGAGGTATTTTAGGGTGGTTAGCAGGTGTAATATTAGGTAAGGATATTCCAGGTGGTATTATTGGAAACATCGTAGCTGGTATTATCGGTTCTTGGATTGGTAGTATGCTATTAGGCAACTGGGGCTGGCAAGTTTCAGACTTCTACGTATTCCCAGCATTAATTGGTGCCATTGTTTTAATTTTCATCGTAAGCTTCATTTTAAAATCTATGCGTAAAGCAACTTAA
- the ilvC gene encoding ketol-acid reductoisomerase: protein MSKMYYENEINEQVLQGKKIAIIGYGSQGHAHALNLKESGFDVVVGIRPGKSYDAAKEDGLDVKTVAEAAAEADVIQILLPDERQKAVYEAEIAPHLTAGKALMFAHGFNVHFGQITPPADVDVFLVAPKGPGHLVRRQFTEGAGVPGLFAIHQDATGSARDLALAYGKGIGSARGGLLETTFAEETVTDLFGEQAVLCGGTTELVKAGFETLVEAGYQPELAYFETMHELKLIVDLMFEGGMATMRYSISDTAEWGDYVSGPRIIDASVKARMKDVLTDIQDGTFAKRWIEENETGRPEYTKFKEAGANHQIEEVGAKLRAMMPFINQGKQKVTVK, encoded by the coding sequence ATGTCTAAAATGTATTATGAAAACGAAATCAACGAACAGGTATTACAAGGTAAAAAAATCGCGATCATCGGGTATGGTTCTCAAGGCCATGCACATGCGCTTAACTTAAAAGAATCAGGTTTTGATGTAGTAGTAGGTATCCGTCCAGGTAAATCATACGATGCAGCTAAAGAAGATGGTCTTGATGTTAAAACTGTAGCAGAAGCAGCAGCTGAAGCAGATGTAATCCAAATCTTACTTCCAGATGAGCGTCAAAAAGCAGTTTACGAAGCAGAAATCGCGCCACACTTAACAGCTGGTAAAGCATTAATGTTCGCACACGGCTTCAACGTTCACTTCGGTCAAATCACACCACCAGCAGACGTAGACGTATTCTTAGTTGCGCCTAAAGGTCCTGGTCACTTAGTTCGTCGTCAATTCACAGAAGGCGCTGGCGTACCTGGTTTATTCGCAATTCACCAAGATGCAACAGGTTCTGCACGTGACTTAGCACTTGCTTACGGTAAAGGAATTGGTTCAGCTCGTGGTGGTTTACTTGAAACTACATTCGCTGAAGAAACAGTTACAGACTTATTCGGTGAGCAAGCAGTACTTTGCGGTGGTACAACAGAGCTTGTGAAAGCAGGTTTTGAAACATTAGTAGAAGCAGGTTACCAACCAGAACTTGCTTACTTCGAAACAATGCACGAATTAAAATTAATCGTTGACCTAATGTTCGAAGGTGGTATGGCAACAATGCGCTACTCAATCTCAGATACAGCTGAGTGGGGAGACTATGTATCAGGTCCACGTATCATCGACGCTTCAGTTAAAGCGCGCATGAAAGACGTATTAACAGACATCCAAGACGGTACATTCGCTAAACGTTGGATCGAAGAAAATGAAACGGGTCGTCCAGAATATACAAAATTCAAAGAAGCTGGTGCTAACCACCAAATCGAAGAAGTGGGCGCAAAATTACGTGCGATGATGCCATTCATCAACCAAGGCAAGCAAAAGGTTACAGTGAAATAA
- the mscL gene encoding large conductance mechanosensitive channel protein MscL has translation MWKDFKEFAMKGNVIDLAVAVVIGAAFGKIVTSLVENIIMPLVGMLTGGIDLTNEWKFGPGDAQIALGTFVQSIIDFLIIAFAIFMALRILTKLNRKKAAEVVEDPTPKLDTKEELLKEIRDLLKQEQSK, from the coding sequence ATGTGGAAAGACTTTAAGGAATTTGCGATGAAAGGTAACGTAATCGATTTAGCCGTAGCGGTTGTAATCGGTGCTGCCTTCGGTAAAATCGTTACTTCATTAGTAGAAAACATCATCATGCCATTAGTTGGGATGTTAACGGGTGGAATTGATTTAACGAACGAATGGAAGTTTGGTCCTGGTGATGCACAAATTGCACTTGGTACATTTGTCCAATCAATCATTGACTTTTTAATCATTGCCTTTGCCATCTTCATGGCGCTACGAATTCTTACTAAACTAAATCGTAAAAAAGCGGCAGAAGTTGTGGAAGACCCAACACCAAAGTTAGATACAAAAGAAGAGTTATTAAAAGAGATTCGCGATTTATTAAAACAAGAGCAATCAAAATAA
- the ilvB gene encoding biosynthetic-type acetolactate synthase large subunit encodes MSANVSASQEIEPQEQPEAQKIKKPRDGADILVQALHDQDVDIIFGYPGGAVLQIYDAIYRNPIRHILTRHEQGAIHAAEGYARVMNKPGVVIATSGPGATNLVTGIADAMIDSIPLVIFTGQVATSVIGTDAFQEADIMGITTPITKHNYQVQDVRDIPRIIKEAFHIANTGRKGPVLIDFPKNISQTVFQDDIKTPDDIYLPGYQPTTKPNYLQIQKAIQALGLAKKPLVLAGAGVLFADAREQLTEFIEKYNLPVVNTLLGLGSIHGDHEQFFGMAGMHGYATANDAITKADLLINIGARFDDRLTGNLATFAPNATIIHIDIDPAEIGKNVPTDIPIVADAKEALYAFLKKDFQGPDTTDWMNYLKDSREKYPLWYEDAGEEILPQQAMEIIHRLTDGEAIVTTDVGQHQMWAAQYYRLNNPHGWVTSGGLGTMGFGFPAAIGAQFAKPEKKVISIVGDAGFQMTNQELALLKEFNLPVKVVILNNSCLGMVRQWQETFYEERYSQSLMPIQPDFVKLAEAYGVKGVRIEKLSEAEELFAEALNSDEPVVIDCRIKQLVSVFPMVAPGKGLHEMIGVKKP; translated from the coding sequence ATGAGTGCAAATGTTTCAGCGAGTCAGGAAATTGAACCACAAGAACAACCAGAAGCACAAAAAATTAAAAAACCGCGTGATGGTGCTGATATTTTAGTTCAAGCGTTACACGATCAAGATGTAGATATTATTTTTGGTTACCCAGGTGGGGCTGTTCTTCAAATTTATGATGCGATTTATCGCAACCCAATTCGCCATATCCTTACTCGTCATGAGCAAGGGGCCATTCACGCAGCAGAAGGTTATGCACGTGTTATGAACAAACCGGGTGTTGTCATCGCAACATCAGGACCAGGTGCAACAAACTTAGTAACAGGAATTGCCGATGCGATGATCGACTCGATTCCACTGGTAATTTTCACAGGTCAGGTTGCGACGTCAGTTATCGGAACAGACGCGTTCCAAGAAGCCGACATTATGGGGATTACAACGCCAATCACAAAGCACAACTATCAAGTGCAAGATGTGCGTGACATTCCGCGCATTATTAAAGAAGCGTTCCATATTGCCAACACAGGTCGTAAAGGGCCCGTATTAATCGATTTCCCAAAAAATATTTCACAAACGGTGTTTCAAGATGATATTAAAACACCAGACGATATTTACTTACCGGGCTATCAACCAACAACAAAGCCGAACTACCTACAAATTCAAAAGGCGATTCAAGCACTTGGCTTAGCGAAAAAACCATTAGTTCTTGCTGGAGCGGGCGTATTATTCGCCGATGCACGCGAGCAATTAACTGAATTTATAGAAAAATATAACTTACCAGTAGTCAATACGCTTTTAGGTCTTGGTAGTATTCACGGTGATCACGAGCAGTTCTTCGGCATGGCCGGGATGCACGGCTACGCAACAGCAAATGATGCCATTACAAAGGCTGACTTACTAATCAACATCGGCGCACGCTTTGATGACCGCTTAACAGGGAACTTAGCAACATTTGCTCCGAACGCAACGATCATTCATATCGATATTGATCCAGCAGAAATCGGTAAAAATGTGCCAACAGATATTCCAATCGTAGCGGATGCAAAAGAAGCATTATATGCATTCCTGAAAAAAGATTTCCAAGGTCCTGATACAACCGACTGGATGAACTACTTAAAAGACAGCCGTGAAAAGTATCCATTATGGTACGAGGATGCAGGTGAGGAAATTTTACCGCAGCAGGCAATGGAAATTATCCACCGTTTAACAGACGGTGAAGCGATTGTGACAACAGACGTTGGGCAGCACCAAATGTGGGCAGCTCAGTACTACCGCTTAAACAATCCACATGGTTGGGTAACTTCTGGTGGCTTAGGCACAATGGGCTTCGGTTTCCCAGCAGCAATCGGCGCACAATTTGCAAAACCTGAGAAGAAAGTTATCTCTATTGTAGGGGATGCCGGCTTCCAAATGACAAACCAAGAGCTTGCGTTATTAAAAGAATTCAACTTACCAGTAAAAGTAGTCATCCTAAACAACAGCTGTTTAGGCATGGTACGTCAGTGGCAAGAAACATTCTATGAAGAGCGCTATTCACAAAGCTTAATGCCAATCCAGCCTGACTTTGTCAAGTTAGCAGAAGCATATGGTGTCAAAGGGGTTCGCATTGAAAAGCTATCAGAAGCAGAGGAATTATTTGCAGAAGCACTAAATTCAGATGAGCCAGTCGTAATTGACTGCCGCATCAAACAGCTAGTGAGTGTATTCCCAATGGTAGCTCCAGGTAAAGGATTACATGAAATGATTGGAGTGAAAAAACCATGA
- a CDS encoding D-arabinono-1,4-lactone oxidase, with translation MFSINKWKNGQKWTNWSGSYLSYPSAYYAPNSIEEVCDIVKDHALLKRTIRVTGAAHSFSPVALPEQTALSLHNMRGLIEVDKENQTATFWAGTYLYEVGPLLAKYGFALSNMGDIQQQTLAGAISTGTHGTGLTFGSFSSMVTKWGFVNGLGEYTEHVRGADALSESLHVSVGMLGILVKVTIKVVPLYSLAYTSERSNFYSEVALLQQTIRAHRNVEWFYFPGSEHIQVKKMEAVAPIDQPKFEKYADQVKVQALENGLFYVASELCKYVPKASLAVSKLASKVVGGEARTGKSYEIYPSPRSVKFVEAEYAVPLTKLEACIEEVHTMFTEQKFDVHFPIEIRTTAGEPGYLSPTQGQECAFIAFHMYKGMNEGPYFDWVHETMKKYNGRPHWGKINRYNKDNIDTYYPNAQKFNETRQQQDPANVFLTHYFRNIFMYH, from the coding sequence ATGTTTTCTATAAACAAATGGAAAAATGGACAAAAGTGGACGAACTGGTCAGGGAGCTATCTTTCTTATCCAAGTGCCTATTACGCACCAAATTCAATAGAAGAAGTTTGCGACATTGTGAAAGACCATGCGCTCCTAAAACGTACGATTCGTGTAACAGGTGCCGCGCATTCGTTTAGCCCGGTTGCGTTACCAGAACAAACGGCGTTGTCCTTGCACAATATGCGCGGGCTGATTGAAGTAGATAAGGAAAATCAAACGGCAACCTTTTGGGCAGGTACGTACTTATATGAAGTCGGACCACTTCTCGCTAAGTACGGATTTGCGCTTAGTAATATGGGCGATATTCAACAGCAAACGCTGGCTGGCGCGATTTCCACAGGAACACATGGGACAGGTCTTACATTTGGCTCATTTTCATCGATGGTGACGAAATGGGGCTTTGTAAATGGTTTAGGGGAGTATACCGAGCATGTGCGCGGTGCCGATGCCTTATCAGAAAGCTTACATGTGTCTGTCGGGATGCTTGGGATTTTAGTGAAGGTGACGATCAAAGTCGTGCCGCTCTACAGCCTCGCCTATACTTCAGAGCGTAGTAATTTTTATAGTGAGGTGGCATTGTTGCAGCAAACAATTCGTGCGCATCGTAATGTCGAATGGTTTTATTTTCCGGGTAGCGAGCATATTCAAGTAAAGAAGATGGAGGCCGTGGCACCTATTGACCAGCCGAAATTCGAAAAATACGCCGATCAAGTAAAAGTACAGGCGTTAGAAAACGGGCTATTTTATGTGGCATCAGAGCTGTGTAAATACGTCCCGAAGGCAAGCTTAGCGGTTAGTAAGCTCGCATCAAAGGTTGTAGGCGGTGAGGCACGTACGGGAAAAAGCTACGAAATTTACCCATCACCTCGTAGTGTAAAGTTTGTCGAAGCAGAATATGCCGTGCCACTTACTAAGCTTGAAGCATGCATCGAAGAGGTACACACGATGTTTACTGAGCAAAAGTTTGATGTTCATTTTCCAATTGAAATTCGTACAACAGCAGGGGAGCCCGGTTACCTGAGCCCAACGCAAGGACAGGAATGTGCGTTCATTGCATTTCATATGTATAAAGGAATGAACGAAGGGCCGTATTTTGATTGGGTGCATGAAACCATGAAGAAATATAACGGTCGTCCGCATTGGGGAAAAATCAATCGCTACAACAAAGACAACATCGATACGTATTATCCAAACGCCCAAAAATTTAATGAAACTCGTCAACAGCAAGATCCAGCCAATGTATTTTTGACGCATTATTTCCGTAACATCTTTATGTATCACTAG
- a CDS encoding alanine racemase, with protein sequence MDNYNKAFQNLEHPFAWLDLDALNHNINFVNKSCGDKQVRIATKSIRSVEALQLIAKRLHHFAGYMTFTANESLFLFEKGLDQLLIGYPVYEELAITKLVEWVKKGKSLTFMVDHVQQATLLNTIARKARVTLEVCVDINVSTDFKVLYFGSKRSPITDFAKLDDLLKQLKTLPYIKITGVMAYDAQIAGVADQTPNYFGAKGALIRTLKKQSVQKITALRQFAVAHVKSMADVKFVNAGGSGSMRWCSKQRDVTEITVGSAFFAPALFDHYESLQLQPAAGFALRVTRRFADDIVVCHGGGYSASGAAGSDRLPVFLQPERFALLPLEGAGEVQTPIQVKQGQVTIGDTVYMRHAKAGELCERFQVLHTIEDGHYKGPMKTYRGENQCFL encoded by the coding sequence ATGGACAACTATAACAAAGCTTTTCAAAACCTAGAGCATCCATTCGCATGGCTTGATTTGGATGCGCTGAATCACAATATTAATTTCGTCAACAAAAGCTGTGGTGATAAGCAAGTAAGGATTGCCACAAAATCAATCCGTTCGGTGGAAGCGTTGCAGCTGATTGCAAAACGCCTGCACCATTTCGCGGGTTATATGACGTTTACGGCGAATGAATCCCTGTTTTTATTCGAAAAAGGCTTGGACCAACTACTCATTGGCTATCCGGTGTACGAGGAACTGGCCATTACCAAGCTTGTGGAATGGGTGAAAAAGGGGAAGTCGCTGACGTTTATGGTCGACCATGTGCAGCAAGCCACGCTACTTAACACGATTGCAAGGAAAGCCCGTGTGACGCTAGAAGTTTGTGTCGACATTAACGTATCAACCGATTTTAAAGTACTGTATTTCGGTTCTAAGCGTTCGCCAATTACTGATTTTGCGAAGCTGGATGACTTGTTGAAACAACTCAAAACCCTACCATACATCAAAATTACGGGTGTGATGGCATATGATGCACAAATTGCTGGGGTGGCCGATCAAACGCCGAATTACTTTGGGGCAAAGGGCGCGCTCATTCGCACATTGAAAAAGCAGTCTGTACAAAAAATTACAGCGCTACGTCAGTTTGCCGTCGCTCATGTGAAAAGTATGGCAGACGTGAAATTTGTCAATGCAGGGGGCTCCGGCAGCATGCGTTGGTGCAGTAAACAGCGCGATGTGACAGAAATTACAGTCGGCTCGGCATTTTTTGCACCTGCATTATTTGATCATTACGAAAGTCTACAGCTTCAACCAGCAGCCGGCTTTGCGCTCCGTGTGACGCGGAGGTTTGCAGATGACATAGTTGTCTGTCATGGTGGTGGTTATTCGGCTTCAGGCGCAGCAGGGTCGGACCGTTTGCCGGTGTTCTTACAGCCAGAACGTTTTGCACTTCTACCATTAGAAGGCGCGGGGGAGGTACAAACGCCGATTCAAGTAAAACAAGGACAAGTTACGATTGGTGACACGGTGTATATGCGCCACGCCAAAGCAGGCGAACTTTGTGAACGATTCCAAGTGTTACATACCATTGAAGATGGTCACTACAAAGGACCAATGAAAACGTATCGGGGGGAAAATCAATGTTTTCTATAA
- the ilvD gene encoding dihydroxy-acid dehydratase — protein sequence MRSDMIKVGVDRAPHRSLLYATGKVKAKDLEKPFIGVCNSYIDIIPGHVHLREFADVVKEAIIEAGGIPFEFNTIGVDDGIAMGHIGMRYSLPSREIIADAAETVINAHWLDGVFYIPNCDKITPGMLMAAVRTNVPSVFVSGGPMEAGISSTGKTLSLTSVFEGVGAHKAGTMTAEELLDIENNACPTCGSCSGMFTANSMNCLMEMLGLALPGNGTIVATSDKRKELIYEAAKHLVRMIKEDVKPRDIVTKEAIDDAFALDMAMGGSTNTVLHTLAIANEAEIDYNIEDINKVAERVPYLAKIMPASDISMDDIAKAGGVQAIINELTKIPGAIHPDRPTIAGVSMRELVSDYEISNDKVIRTKDNPYSPVGGLSVLFGNIAPEGSVIKVGAVDPSIKKFVGEAIVFNSQEEAQEAIDAGVVREGHVVVIRYEGPKGGPGMPEMLAPTSAIQGRGLGTKVALITDGRFSGASRGISIGHISPEAAEGGPIALVNNGDTIEIDLPSRTINLLVDDAELETRRAGLPVFEPKIKRGWLARYSALVTNASKGGVMKI from the coding sequence ATGAGAAGTGATATGATTAAAGTTGGGGTTGACCGAGCTCCACACCGTAGTCTTTTATACGCTACTGGTAAAGTAAAGGCGAAAGATTTAGAGAAGCCATTCATCGGGGTTTGTAATTCTTACATTGATATTATTCCTGGCCACGTTCACTTACGCGAATTCGCGGACGTTGTAAAAGAGGCCATTATTGAAGCGGGTGGGATTCCATTCGAATTTAACACAATTGGCGTAGATGATGGCATTGCGATGGGACACATCGGGATGCGCTACTCATTACCATCACGCGAAATTATCGCAGATGCAGCTGAAACCGTAATTAACGCACACTGGTTAGACGGTGTGTTCTACATTCCAAACTGTGACAAAATCACACCAGGGATGTTAATGGCGGCGGTTCGTACAAACGTACCATCTGTATTCGTATCAGGTGGCCCAATGGAGGCTGGTATATCGTCAACAGGTAAAACACTTTCATTAACAAGCGTTTTCGAAGGGGTCGGCGCACATAAAGCCGGTACGATGACAGCAGAGGAACTACTTGATATTGAAAACAACGCATGTCCAACATGTGGCTCATGCTCAGGGATGTTCACAGCGAACTCAATGAACTGTTTAATGGAAATGCTTGGTTTAGCATTACCGGGTAACGGTACAATTGTTGCAACGAGCGACAAGCGTAAAGAATTAATCTACGAAGCTGCGAAACATTTAGTCCGTATGATTAAAGAAGACGTAAAGCCTCGTGATATCGTAACAAAAGAAGCAATTGACGATGCATTCGCGCTAGATATGGCAATGGGGGGTTCTACAAACACAGTACTCCACACTTTAGCAATCGCAAACGAAGCAGAAATCGATTACAACATTGAAGATATTAACAAAGTCGCAGAGCGTGTACCGTATTTAGCGAAAATTATGCCAGCATCGGATATTTCGATGGATGACATCGCCAAAGCAGGCGGCGTGCAAGCGATTATTAATGAATTAACAAAAATTCCAGGTGCGATTCACCCAGACCGTCCAACGATTGCTGGTGTGAGCATGCGTGAACTTGTAAGTGATTATGAAATCTCAAACGACAAGGTCATTCGCACAAAGGATAATCCATATAGCCCAGTCGGTGGTTTATCCGTATTATTCGGAAACATCGCACCAGAAGGGTCAGTTATTAAAGTAGGGGCCGTTGATCCTTCGATTAAGAAGTTTGTTGGCGAGGCAATCGTCTTCAACTCTCAAGAAGAAGCACAAGAGGCAATTGACGCAGGCGTTGTTCGTGAAGGGCATGTCGTAGTCATTCGTTATGAAGGGCCAAAAGGTGGTCCAGGGATGCCAGAAATGCTAGCACCAACGTCAGCAATTCAAGGGCGCGGGTTAGGAACGAAAGTCGCACTAATCACAGACGGACGTTTCTCAGGTGCATCACGTGGTATTTCAATCGGTCATATTTCTCCAGAAGCAGCTGAAGGCGGTCCAATCGCGTTAGTAAACAACGGAGATACAATCGAAATTGACTTACCAAGCCGTACAATCAATCTATTAGTAGACGACGCAGAGCTTGAAACGCGCCGTGCAGGGTTACCTGTATTTGAACCAAAAATTAAACGCGGCTGGTTAGCTCGTTACTCAGCATTAGTAACGAATGCTTCTAAAGGCGGCGTCATGAAAATCTAG
- a CDS encoding methionine biosynthesis PLP-dependent protein: MSQRSIETKLVQLGNLSDAKTGAINPPIYMSTAYQHTGIGESTGYDYTRTKNPTRTILEQGIADLEGGDQGFACSSGMAAVQLVMSLFKPNDELIVPEDLYGGTYRLFKTFAENYNIKPVYNPFTDLAEVEGLINENTKALFIETPTNPLMQEIDLVAYGALAKKHNLLLIVDNTFYTPYFQRPIELGADIVLHSATKYIGGHNDVLAGLVVAKGPELCEKLSFYHNGIGMVLAPMDSWLLIRGLKTLHLRLKQHDANAKKVAAFLTAEELVTDVLYTGKGGMLSFRVKDEAMINPFLKGIKLITFAESLGGVESFITYPATQTHADMPYDERVARGVCNRLLRFSVGIEEADDLIADLQQVFDTLRGEFA, translated from the coding sequence ATGTCACAACGTTCTATTGAAACTAAGCTTGTTCAGCTTGGAAATTTATCAGATGCTAAAACTGGTGCCATTAATCCCCCTATTTATATGTCAACAGCCTATCAACATACGGGCATTGGCGAATCTACTGGTTACGACTACACACGCACAAAAAATCCAACACGTACAATTTTAGAGCAAGGGATTGCTGATTTAGAGGGCGGCGATCAAGGTTTTGCTTGTAGCTCCGGCATGGCAGCCGTGCAGCTTGTTATGTCATTGTTTAAGCCAAATGACGAGTTAATCGTGCCCGAGGATTTATATGGTGGGACGTATCGTTTATTTAAAACGTTTGCGGAAAATTACAATATTAAACCGGTGTACAACCCTTTCACAGATCTTGCGGAAGTAGAAGGTTTAATTAATGAAAACACAAAAGCATTATTTATCGAAACACCGACCAATCCATTAATGCAGGAAATCGATTTAGTGGCATATGGAGCTTTAGCGAAAAAACATAATCTATTATTAATCGTTGATAATACGTTCTATACACCGTACTTCCAACGCCCAATCGAACTTGGTGCGGACATTGTATTACATAGTGCAACAAAATACATCGGCGGTCATAACGATGTGTTAGCAGGTTTAGTTGTCGCGAAAGGCCCAGAGCTATGCGAAAAACTAAGCTTCTACCATAACGGAATCGGCATGGTATTAGCACCGATGGATTCATGGTTACTGATTCGCGGTCTTAAAACGCTACACTTACGCCTAAAGCAGCATGATGCCAACGCCAAAAAAGTAGCGGCGTTTTTAACTGCTGAAGAGCTTGTGACAGACGTACTCTATACAGGTAAAGGTGGCATGCTGTCATTCCGAGTAAAGGATGAGGCCATGATTAACCCGTTCTTAAAAGGCATCAAACTCATTACGTTTGCAGAAAGCTTAGGTGGTGTGGAAAGCTTTATTACCTACCCTGCCACACAAACACACGCCGATATGCCGTATGACGAGCGCGTGGCACGTGGTGTGTGTAATCGTTTACTACGCTTCTCGGTTGGGATTGAAGAAGCCGATGATTTAATTGCAGATTTACAGCAAGTATTTGACACACTACGAGGTGAATTTGCATGA
- a CDS encoding isochorismatase family cysteine hydrolase, giving the protein MSSKALIVIDYTYDFVAPDGKLTCGAPGQAIEGKIASLIEQFIQEKQPVIFANDLHKENDPFHPETKLFPPHNIEGTTGRELYGSVKKLYEKYQQEVISFDKTRYSAFAGTNLAILLRERGIQEVVLVGVCTDICILHTAVDSYNLGYQITIYKDAVASFNDVGHTWALSHFEACLGARIL; this is encoded by the coding sequence ATGAGTTCTAAAGCATTAATCGTCATTGATTACACGTATGATTTTGTCGCGCCAGATGGAAAGCTTACTTGCGGTGCGCCTGGGCAAGCAATTGAAGGGAAAATTGCTTCATTGATAGAGCAGTTCATTCAAGAAAAACAACCTGTCATTTTTGCAAATGACTTACACAAAGAAAATGATCCATTTCACCCAGAAACAAAGCTATTCCCCCCACATAATATAGAAGGGACGACCGGACGTGAGTTGTATGGCAGCGTGAAAAAGCTATACGAAAAATATCAACAAGAGGTCATTTCATTTGATAAAACACGCTATAGTGCATTTGCAGGTACAAATTTAGCTATTTTGCTACGCGAGCGCGGTATACAGGAAGTTGTATTAGTTGGCGTTTGTACAGATATTTGCATCCTTCATACGGCGGTAGACAGCTATAACTTAGGCTATCAGATTACGATTTATAAGGACGCGGTTGCGAGTTTTAATGATGTAGGTCATACGTGGGCGCTTAGTCATTTTGAAGCATGTTTAGGTGCTAGAATCTTATAG